A part of bacterium genomic DNA contains:
- a CDS encoding bacteriocin-protection protein, producing the protein MAPTGDATFFATAAEFRRWLERNHAEAKELWVGFYKKGTGKPSITWPEAVAEALCFGWIDGVRRSIDEHSYRIRFTPRKPNSIWSAVNIRTAQELIAAGRMRPAGLAAFQNRREDLQGRYSFEQGAVAFEPWMETEFRKRKEAWAFFEAQPPSYRKAATWWVISAKREETRRKRLQTLIEDSAAGRRIKPLTRPERKE; encoded by the coding sequence ATGGCTCCCACAGGCGACGCGACGTTCTTCGCCACGGCCGCCGAGTTCCGGCGCTGGCTCGAGCGCAACCACGCGGAGGCAAAGGAGCTGTGGGTCGGCTTCTACAAGAAGGGGACCGGCAAGCCGAGCATCACCTGGCCCGAGGCCGTGGCCGAGGCGCTCTGCTTCGGCTGGATCGACGGCGTGCGCCGCTCGATCGACGAACACAGTTACCGCATCCGCTTCACGCCGCGCAAGCCGAACAGCATCTGGAGCGCGGTCAACATCCGCACCGCGCAGGAACTGATCGCGGCCGGCCGCATGCGGCCGGCCGGCCTCGCCGCGTTCCAGAACCGCCGCGAGGACCTCCAGGGTCGCTACTCGTTCGAGCAGGGCGCGGTCGCGTTCGAGCCGTGGATGGAGACGGAGTTCCGCAAGCGGAAGGAGGCCTGGGCGTTCTTCGAGGCGCAGCCGCCGTCGTACCGAAAGGCCGCGACGTGGTGGGTCATCAGCGCCAAACGCGAGGAGACGAGGCGCAAGCGGCTCCAGACGCTCATCGAGGACTCTGCCGCCGGCCGCCGCATCAAACCGTTGACGCGGCCGGAGCGCAAGGAGTGA
- a CDS encoding damage-inducible protein DinB: MTMIDELRELFAYNRWANRRILDAAAKLGPEALDKDLGSSFPSIRATLVHILGAEWLWLSRWKGTSPTGLPDSWDLSTLDAIRARWAEFEREQKEFIDSLGEDDLRRAVSYRNVKGEPFTNTMAQMLRHVVNHSTYHRGQVITMLRQLGAEPVSTDLIAYYREHAPVRA, translated from the coding sequence ATGACAATGATCGACGAACTGCGCGAGCTCTTCGCCTACAACCGCTGGGCCAACCGCCGTATCCTCGACGCCGCGGCGAAGCTCGGCCCCGAAGCGCTCGACAAGGATCTCGGCAGCAGCTTCCCCTCCATCCGCGCGACGCTCGTGCACATCCTCGGCGCCGAATGGCTCTGGCTGTCCCGGTGGAAAGGCACCTCGCCCACGGGTCTCCCTGACTCCTGGGACCTGTCCACGCTCGACGCGATCCGCGCGCGCTGGGCGGAGTTCGAGCGCGAGCAAAAGGAGTTCATCGATTCTCTGGGCGAGGACGACCTGCGCCGCGCGGTGTCGTACCGGAACGTCAAGGGCGAGCCGTTCACCAACACCATGGCCCAGATGCTCCGGCACGTGGTCAACCACTCGACCTACCACCGGGGCCAGGTGATCACCATGCTTCGTCAGCTCGGCGCGGAACCGGTGAGCACGGACCTCATCGCGTACTACCGCGAGCACGCGCCGGTCCGCGCGTAG
- a CDS encoding oxidoreductase, translating into MVLDRSTLRSTTGATMLLLLACGPTPEPGEPGAQPAPPPPEAERVVGYTFTPHRREFDMTMLGRLQTPAGFRVDVFATGMGNPRMMAVAPDGGVYITRPRTGDVVLLRDRDGDGRADEQSVVVSGIEGVHGIALHQGRAYLAAPTAVYVADVRGDGRLGTPRTLIADLPDGGQHPNRTLAIGPDGMLYISIGSTCNACVETNPEHAALIRTRLDGTARTLYARGLRNTIGFAFHPQTRELWGMDHGTDWRGNDTPPEELNRIVAGGDYGWPFCYGRQQVDELFAIMPEGMTREAYCARTQPAVLTYTAHSAPIGLAFYDGAMFPAEYRGDAFVAMRGSWNRVPASGYKVVRIRFRDGSPVAIEDFVSGFLLGDGRSYFARPAGIAVARDGALLVSDDTNGVIYRIAYAG; encoded by the coding sequence ATGGTCTTGGACCGCTCCACGCTCCGATCCACCACCGGCGCCACGATGCTCCTGCTGCTCGCGTGCGGGCCCACCCCCGAACCCGGCGAGCCCGGCGCGCAGCCGGCGCCGCCACCGCCCGAAGCCGAGCGCGTCGTCGGCTACACATTCACGCCGCATCGCCGCGAGTTCGACATGACGATGCTCGGCCGGCTGCAAACGCCCGCCGGTTTCCGCGTGGATGTGTTCGCCACGGGCATGGGCAACCCGCGGATGATGGCCGTTGCGCCGGACGGGGGTGTGTACATCACGCGGCCGCGCACGGGCGATGTCGTGCTGCTCCGCGACCGCGATGGCGACGGCCGCGCGGACGAGCAGAGCGTCGTCGTCTCCGGCATCGAGGGCGTACACGGCATCGCGTTGCACCAGGGCCGCGCGTATCTCGCCGCGCCGACAGCCGTTTACGTTGCGGACGTGCGCGGCGACGGCCGACTCGGCACGCCGCGCACGCTCATCGCAGACCTGCCGGACGGCGGCCAGCACCCCAACCGCACGCTCGCGATCGGCCCCGACGGCATGCTCTACATCTCCATCGGCAGCACGTGCAACGCGTGCGTCGAGACGAACCCCGAGCACGCAGCGTTGATCAGGACGAGGCTCGATGGCACCGCTCGCACCCTCTACGCCCGGGGGCTGCGCAACACCATCGGTTTCGCCTTCCACCCGCAGACCCGCGAGCTGTGGGGCATGGACCACGGCACGGACTGGCGCGGCAATGACACGCCGCCCGAAGAGCTGAACCGCATCGTTGCGGGCGGCGACTACGGCTGGCCGTTCTGCTACGGGCGCCAGCAGGTGGACGAGCTCTTCGCCATCATGCCCGAGGGGATGACCAGGGAGGCGTACTGCGCACGCACACAGCCTGCGGTGCTCACCTACACCGCGCACAGCGCGCCGATCGGGCTCGCGTTCTACGACGGCGCGATGTTCCCCGCCGAGTACCGCGGCGATGCGTTCGTCGCCATGCGCGGCTCGTGGAACCGCGTTCCGGCCTCGGGCTACAAGGTCGTCCGCATCCGCTTCCGCGACGGCAGCCCCGTCGCCATCGAGGACTTCGTCAGCGGCTTCCTCCTCGGCGACGGTCGCTCCTACTTCGCGCGCCCCGCCGGCATCGCCGTGGCGAGGGACGGGGCGCTGCTGGTGTCCGACGACACGAACGGGGTCATCTACAGGATCGCGTACGCCGGCTGA